CTGGGGCAAGATTACTTTGTTCATGACATAGAGCATCAGGCGATTGTTGGCGAACGAACAGGTCGAGTGTTCCGCTTGGGCGATACCATCAAGGTCCGCGTAGCCAGTGTCAACCTAGAGCAGCGTAAGATTGATTTGAGCCTTGATGAAGGTACGGCTGCGCGCCCAGCGCGTAAGAAAGTCGCCCGTAATGACAAGACCGAGTTGGATATGCAATTGGCTCAGCTGCCACCCATTGAGCTAGGCGGCCGTCCGAAACCTAAAAAAGGCCCTAAAGTCGCTGAGAAGTCAGACAAAGCAACGAAAGACGCTAAGCCAAAAGAAGGTAAAGAGGGCAAAGAAGTAAACGTAAAAGAGCCAGACGGTAAGGCGAAGAAGAAACGTCGTTCGCCAATTTCGAAGGGCAAACGTATTCGCCAGAAGAAGACCGCTTCTGCAGCGAACGCCAGCGGTAAACCGGCTTCAGCCGCCGCCAAAAAGCCGAAGAAACCTAAAAAGCCGAAAAAAGCCAACGCTAAGCCAAAAGCAAAAGAGTAAACGCTGACAAAAGAGTTTCAAGGTGTCGCACGGCGTTTTGAGCTTGGATTAGAATGGTCTAGATAAACAAAAGGGGGCGTAAGCCCCCAAATTGATAGAGTAGAGAATGTCAGATTTAGAATGGATATACGGCATACACGCCGTGGAAAATGCGCTAAACCAGCAACCCGAACGCATTAAAGAAATACGTTTTCAAGAAGGCCGAGACGATAAAAAAACACAGCGTCTACAGCAGTTATGTAAAACCAACAAGGTAACTTTTAGTGTGGTGGCACGACGCGATCTGGATCAGCTTTTCACAAAAAGCAAAGATCGTGTGGTTCACCAAGGTGTTGTGGCTTACACCACAATGAACAAGGCCGGTAATGAAGCGGATTTACACACTTTAGTGGCTGGGCTTGATGAAAACCCTCTTATTATTATTCTCGATGGTGTGACCGATCCCCATAACCTGGGCGCGTGTTTGCGCAGCGCCGACGCAGCGGGCGCTCATGCTGTTGTCATGCCGAAAGACAATTCTGCTCCATTGAATGCGACGGTGAGCAAGGTAGCGTGTGGCGCGGCGGAAAGCATTCCCGTTTTTGCGGTGACCAATTTAGCACGCACCATGAAAAAATTGCAGGATCAAGGGGTGTGGATTTTTGGCACCGCGGGCGAAGCGACGCAAACCGTGTATGAGCAAGATTTTACTATTCCAACCGCCATTGTGATGGGGGCAGAAGGCGAAGGCATGCGTCGTTTGACACGGGAGCAATGCGATTATTTAGTTAAGTTGCCGATGGCTGGCGTTGTGTCCAGTTTGAACGTATCGGTTGCGACCGGCGTTTGCTTGTACGAAGTGGTGCGTCAGCGTGCCGTTAAGGCAAAAATCTGATACGTGCAGTTGAATGACATGCCGTTGAAAGACACCGTTGAGATACAGGTTTAAGGAAGAGGTTTAAGGGATCAGCATGTTTACATCGTTTTCTATTCAAGCGCCATTGACGGCTATTGATTCTACGTTACAGCAAAAAATCGACAACAAAACTAAGCCACTAGGGTCATTAGGCGAAATTGAAGGGCTTGCTTTTCAACTGGGTCATATTCAACAGACTTCTTCGCCTGATGTGTCTAAACCCAAAATGATTGTTTTTGCCGCTGATCATGGCGTCGTAGCCCAAGGTATCAGTTTGTTCCCCCAAGAAGTGACACCACAAATGGTGATGAATTTCTTGCAAGGCGGCGCGGCGGTGAGTGTATTTTGTCAGCAGCATAAGGTGCCTTTACGCGTCGTTGATGTGGGTGTCAATGCTGAGTTGGAAGCGCATCCGTTGTTGGGCGTACGCAAAGTGGCTTACGCGTCACAAGATTTTAGCGTGCAAGCGGCGATGACAGGCGATCAAGTGGCGCTGGCGCTTCAGGCGGGCGTCGATGAAGTCAATCTTGCCCTCGATGAGGGGGTAAATGTATTGATGTTTGGTGAAATGGGCATTGGTAATACTTGTGTGTCTTCTTGCATGATGACCGCTTTAATGGGTGTCAGTCCTGAGAACTGTGTCGGTCGTGGCACAGGGTTAGATAAGGCGGGCGTTTCTCATAAAGCTCAGATTATCCAGGCTTCCTTGCATCGAGCGGAACAGGATACAGGGCTCCCCATGTCGCAATGGACCGCGCAAACGCTGGCTGAGCAGGTCGGTGGCTTTGAAATTATTGCGATGGCGGGTGCGATGTTGCAATCGGCGCAGCGTCAAACGGCGTTTGTGGTAGATGGTTTCATTTGTACCGTGGCCTTGCTGTTCGCTCAAAAAGTGGCGCCCAATGTGGTGGCGTACGCTGTGTTTTCGCATCAGTCGAATGAACAAGCTCATACGCAATTGTTGGCGCATTTTAAGGCTCAGCCTGTCTTGTCGTTAGGCTTACGCCTAGGGGAAGGATCCGGTGCGATTTTGGCGTACCCATTGATTCAAAGTGCCTGTGTGTTTTTGAATCAGATGGCCAGTTTTGACAGTGCCGGCGTAGCTGAGGCGAATAGTACTATCGAGCCAAAGAGTAATGTTGAGGTGAAAAGCGAGTGATGAAAGGCATGATCGTCGGCCCTTATTGGCAAGGTTTTAAACGCAGCCTAGTTACTTATACTCGAATCCCATTAAAAGTCGATTGGCAAGAGGATGTAAAACACGTCTCCCCCGTGTGCTTTTTGCCGTGGATTGGTGTGGTGGTGGCTCTGATCAGTGCTTGGCCATTGTGGTTTGATTTTTCTGTGTCTCTGCAAGCCTTATTGATGCTGCTCACTGGAGTCTTGTTAACGGGCGGGTTTCATGAAGATGGCTTGATGGACAGCTGTGATGGCTTGGTTGGTGGCTGGAATAAAGAGCAGCGCTTAACCATCATGAAAGATTCCCGTATTGGCAGTTATGCGGCTTTGTCGATTTGGTTTTCTTTGACACTGAAGTGGCTGTTATTGAG
The sequence above is a segment of the Marinomonas sp. IMCC 4694 genome. Coding sequences within it:
- the rlmB gene encoding 23S rRNA (guanosine(2251)-2'-O)-methyltransferase RlmB, which gives rise to MSDLEWIYGIHAVENALNQQPERIKEIRFQEGRDDKKTQRLQQLCKTNKVTFSVVARRDLDQLFTKSKDRVVHQGVVAYTTMNKAGNEADLHTLVAGLDENPLIIILDGVTDPHNLGACLRSADAAGAHAVVMPKDNSAPLNATVSKVACGAAESIPVFAVTNLARTMKKLQDQGVWIFGTAGEATQTVYEQDFTIPTAIVMGAEGEGMRRLTREQCDYLVKLPMAGVVSSLNVSVATGVCLYEVVRQRAVKAKI
- the cobT gene encoding nicotinate-nucleotide--dimethylbenzimidazole phosphoribosyltransferase, which encodes MFTSFSIQAPLTAIDSTLQQKIDNKTKPLGSLGEIEGLAFQLGHIQQTSSPDVSKPKMIVFAADHGVVAQGISLFPQEVTPQMVMNFLQGGAAVSVFCQQHKVPLRVVDVGVNAELEAHPLLGVRKVAYASQDFSVQAAMTGDQVALALQAGVDEVNLALDEGVNVLMFGEMGIGNTCVSSCMMTALMGVSPENCVGRGTGLDKAGVSHKAQIIQASLHRAEQDTGLPMSQWTAQTLAEQVGGFEIIAMAGAMLQSAQRQTAFVVDGFICTVALLFAQKVAPNVVAYAVFSHQSNEQAHTQLLAHFKAQPVLSLGLRLGEGSGAILAYPLIQSACVFLNQMASFDSAGVAEANSTIEPKSNVEVKSE
- a CDS encoding adenosylcobinamide-GDP ribazoletransferase; its protein translation is MKGMIVGPYWQGFKRSLVTYTRIPLKVDWQEDVKHVSPVCFLPWIGVVVALISAWPLWFDFSVSLQALLMLLTGVLLTGGFHEDGLMDSCDGLVGGWNKEQRLTIMKDSRIGSYAALSIWFSLTLKWLLLSEWLESVPDSFLGFIYTLSGWCTVHVLARVFPLALMSTLDYVTLGQSKAKSMIAKLNFQQWIVALVPCVLFGIVAFNVFDLVVMLFSCGVLIVLMRWYLYQKIAGFNGDTLGASEQIAEVFIILCLLVSYT